A region of Massilia sp. WG5 DNA encodes the following proteins:
- a CDS encoding glycerate kinase, which yields MDMRPRDLLASMFAAAVEAAQPAQRIQASLPAPPKGRTVVIGAGKASAAMAQALERHWAGPLTGLVVTRYGYAVPCERIRIVEAAHPVPDAAGLEAARQVLLAVQGLGPDDLVICLISGGGSALLPLPADGVSLEDKQAVNRALLASGASITEMNCVRRHLSAIKGGRLAAACHPARVVNLLISDVPGDDPADIASGPTVADATTCAEALDIVRRYGIELPPGARRLLESGAGETVKPGDARLARVGTHIIASPQMALEAAAEVARAAGVTPLILGDSIEGEAREVAKVMAGIALQARRHAQPLGPPCVLLSGGETTVTVRGQGRGGRNVEFLLALGLALDGAPGIHALAADTDGVDGAEEVAGAFLAPDTLARAWARGMRPRDSLTENDGHGFFGALGDALVTGPTLTNVNDFRAILILP from the coding sequence ATGGACATGCGCCCGCGCGACCTGCTCGCAAGCATGTTCGCCGCCGCGGTCGAGGCGGCCCAGCCGGCGCAGCGCATCCAGGCCTCCCTGCCGGCGCCGCCGAAGGGACGCACGGTGGTGATCGGCGCCGGCAAGGCCTCGGCCGCGATGGCCCAGGCGCTCGAGCGTCACTGGGCCGGGCCGCTCACCGGCCTGGTCGTCACGCGCTACGGCTACGCCGTGCCCTGTGAACGCATCCGCATCGTCGAGGCGGCGCATCCGGTGCCGGATGCCGCCGGCCTGGAAGCGGCGCGCCAGGTGCTGCTGGCGGTGCAGGGCCTCGGGCCGGACGACCTGGTGATCTGCCTGATCTCGGGCGGCGGCTCGGCGCTGCTGCCCTTGCCGGCGGATGGCGTGAGCCTCGAAGACAAGCAGGCCGTCAACCGCGCCCTGCTGGCGTCCGGCGCCAGTATCACGGAAATGAACTGCGTGCGCCGGCACCTGTCCGCCATCAAGGGCGGACGGCTGGCGGCGGCCTGCCATCCGGCGCGGGTCGTCAACCTCCTGATTTCCGACGTGCCGGGCGACGATCCGGCCGATATCGCCTCCGGGCCGACCGTGGCGGACGCCACGACCTGTGCCGAGGCCCTGGACATCGTGCGCCGCTACGGCATCGAACTCCCGCCCGGCGCGCGGCGCCTGCTGGAGAGCGGGGCCGGCGAGACCGTCAAGCCGGGCGACGCGCGCCTGGCCAGGGTCGGCACCCACATCATCGCCTCGCCGCAGATGGCGTTGGAAGCGGCGGCCGAGGTCGCGCGCGCGGCCGGGGTCACCCCGCTGATCCTCGGCGACAGCATCGAGGGCGAGGCGCGCGAGGTAGCCAAGGTCATGGCCGGCATCGCGCTGCAGGCGCGCCGCCATGCCCAACCCCTGGGTCCGCCCTGCGTGCTGCTGTCGGGCGGCGAGACCACGGTGACGGTGCGCGGACAGGGCCGCGGCGGACGCAATGTCGAGTTCCTGCTGGCGCTCGGCCTGGCCCTGGACGGCGCACCCGGCATCCATGCGCTGGCGGCCGACACCGACGGCGTCGACGGCGCCGAAGAGGTGGCCGGCGCTTTCCTCGCGCCCGACACGCTCGCGCGCGCCTGGGCGCGGGGCATGCGCCCGCGCGACAGCCTGACTGAGAACGACGGCCACGGCTTCTTCGGCGCGCTGGGCGATGCGCTCGTCACCGGACCGACGCTCACCAACGTCAACGATTTCCGCGCCATCCTCATCCTTCCATAG
- the pyk gene encoding pyruvate kinase, which produces MLRQRRSRILATLGPSSATIERIRALADAGADVFRLNFSHGSHADHAARFEAIRAVERELGRPIGILMDLQGPKLRIGRMLGGRTLLEAGASFRLDLDPAEGDVRRAQLPHPEIFAALRPGAELLLDDGKLRLRVESCGPEHAGTRVLVGGPLSDRKGVNVPGVLLPISPLTAKDRADLAFGLELGVDWVALSFVQRPEDIREARALIGDKAWIMAKLEKPAAIDALDEIVALSDGVMVARGDLGVELPPQQVPVLQRRIVHAARAAGRPVVVATQMLESMTAAPVPTRAEVSDVAGAIYDGADAVMLSAESASGQYPVEAVAVMDEVIREVERDPRWRVDLDASHTPAEATTADAICCALRRVASLLAPAAIVAYTASGASCLRASRERPATPILALTPHAAIARRLALAWGVHPLPFEEATTLGGMVEDGAAAALRLGLAGEGDDVVVVAGFPSGQAGSTNLLHVVRVSQHPPRHRS; this is translated from the coding sequence ATGCTACGCCAACGCCGTTCCCGTATCCTCGCCACGCTGGGTCCGTCCAGCGCCACCATCGAACGCATCCGCGCGCTGGCCGATGCCGGCGCCGACGTGTTCCGCCTGAACTTCAGCCATGGCAGCCATGCCGACCATGCCGCGCGCTTCGAGGCGATCCGCGCGGTGGAGCGCGAGCTGGGCCGGCCGATCGGCATCCTGATGGACCTGCAGGGTCCGAAGCTCCGGATCGGCCGGATGCTCGGGGGCCGCACGCTGCTGGAGGCGGGGGCCTCGTTCCGGCTGGACCTCGATCCGGCCGAGGGCGACGTGCGCCGCGCCCAGCTGCCGCATCCCGAGATCTTCGCGGCGCTGCGCCCCGGCGCCGAGCTGCTGCTGGACGACGGCAAGCTGCGCCTGCGCGTGGAATCCTGCGGTCCGGAGCACGCCGGGACCCGCGTGCTGGTCGGCGGCCCGCTGTCGGACCGCAAGGGCGTGAATGTGCCGGGCGTGCTGTTGCCGATCTCGCCGCTGACCGCGAAGGACCGTGCCGACCTGGCCTTCGGCCTGGAACTCGGCGTCGACTGGGTCGCGCTGTCCTTCGTGCAGCGTCCGGAAGACATCCGCGAGGCGCGCGCCCTCATCGGCGACAAGGCCTGGATCATGGCCAAGCTGGAAAAGCCGGCCGCGATCGATGCGCTGGACGAGATCGTGGCCCTGTCGGACGGCGTGATGGTGGCGCGCGGCGACCTCGGCGTCGAGCTGCCGCCGCAGCAGGTGCCGGTCCTGCAGCGCCGCATCGTGCACGCGGCGCGCGCCGCCGGCCGCCCGGTGGTGGTGGCGACCCAGATGCTGGAGTCGATGACCGCGGCGCCGGTGCCGACCCGCGCCGAGGTGTCCGACGTCGCCGGCGCGATCTATGACGGCGCGGACGCGGTGATGCTGTCGGCGGAATCGGCCTCGGGCCAGTACCCGGTCGAGGCGGTGGCGGTGATGGACGAGGTGATCCGTGAAGTCGAACGCGACCCGCGCTGGCGGGTGGACCTGGATGCCTCGCATACCCCGGCCGAAGCGACTACCGCGGATGCGATCTGCTGCGCGCTGCGGCGGGTGGCCAGCCTGCTCGCGCCGGCGGCCATCGTGGCCTACACGGCCAGCGGCGCCAGCTGCCTGCGCGCCAGCCGCGAACGCCCGGCGACGCCGATCCTGGCGCTCACCCCGCACGCCGCCATCGCCCGCAGGCTTGCGCTGGCCTGGGGCGTGCATCCGCTGCCCTTCGAGGAAGCGACCACGCTGGGCGGGATGGTCGAGGATGGGGCCGCGGCGGCGCTGCGGCTCGGGCTGGCCGGGGAGGGCGACGACGTGGTGGTGGTGGCGGGTTTCCCGTCGGGGCAGGCGGGGAGCACCAATCTGCTGCACGTGG